The following proteins come from a genomic window of Meleagris gallopavo isolate NT-WF06-2002-E0010 breed Aviagen turkey brand Nicholas breeding stock chromosome Z, Turkey_5.1, whole genome shotgun sequence:
- the LOC104915054 gene encoding focadhesin-like yields MAPFLRYLYCEPSQLREYAELRMGLLRILLQPRGPKHKEGPCVLEHHILQLLYDLIPHLQVKDLPQVTEALFFLQELFLSLLRFPVFWKVQLSQFCLQLICFCEVCLNVTGECSSLISIIEDNFELLQEVFPVEQCVIGLALLLLQTPESQQKSILSLVYKLLSSSENISATALVLVMPLLQILSSSSVGDCLQEGDSGTTRQQLATDILEILKKEDVKNKKELMSCKLLFPITSSYCSLYTTWKILELMKEKSAVIDWLSSVRSLLPVTTQVPTHIFLLLAYLLIQEKGDSLRNVLQTTTEVAKTDCSQVPSLIPVLIFILGRPLEPALYRDILYTLPSLGVHKVRMKVLLVK; encoded by the exons ATGGCTCCATTTCTGAGATACCTGTACTGCGAACCATCTCAGTTACGGGAATATGCTGAACTGCGTATGGGCTTACTTAGGATTTTACTTCAGCCACGTGGTCCAAAGCATAAAGAAGGACCCTGTGTTCTGGAGCATCATATTCTTCAGCTCCTGTATGATTTGATTCCACACCTTCAG GTTAAAGACTTGCCACAAGTTACAGAagccttgttttttcttcaagagCTATTCCTGAGCTTGTTGCGCTTTCCTGTGTTTTGGAAAGTTCAATTATCCCAATTTTGTCTGCAACTGATATGCTTCTGTGAAGTGTGTTTAAATGTAACAGGAGAATGTTCATCTCTGATCTCCATAATAGAGGACAACTTTGAGCTCTTACAAGAG GTGTTTCCAGTGGAACAGTGTGTAATTGGACtagcacttctgctgctgcaaacacCAGAAAGTCAACAGAAGTCTATCTTGAGTCTAG TCTACAAGctcctttcctcttcagaaaacatttcagccaCAGCCCTTGTTTTGGTGATGCCTCTGCTACAAATCTTATCTTCTTCATCAGTCGGAGACTGCTTACAGGAGGGTGATTCTGGAACTACTAGGCAGCAACTTGCGACAGatattttggaaatattaaagaaggaagatgtgaagaataaaaaggaattg atgtCCTGTAAACTCCTGTTCCCCATAACCAGCTCTTATTGTTCATTATACACTACTTGGAAGATTTTAGAGCTCATGAAAGAAAAGTCAGCAGTTATTGACTGGTTATCTTCAGTGAGGTCACTGCTGCCTGTTACAACTCAAGTCCCTACCcacatttttctgctgctggcttATCTACTGATCCAAGAAAAAGGAGACAGTCTTCGTAATGTACTGCAGACTACTACAGAGGTAGCCAAAACAGATTGTTCTCAG GTCCCAAGTCTTATCCCTGTTCTGATATTTATATTGGGAAGACCTTTGGAGCCTGCACTTTACAGGGATATATTGTATACTTTGCCTTCACTTGGTGTACACAAGGTCAGAATGAAAGTTCTTTtagtaaaatga
- the LOC104915051 gene encoding focadhesin-like, translated as MSDDIKKRFEFPNAVIQSQAVGHLIAAVLKENASSEKIMQASHQTPALNLLWEKCCSENVALRTACSEGLVALVAENHAELSYVLHGAVNLIPSAR; from the exons ATGTCGGATGACATCAAGAAGCGGTTTGAATTCCCTAATGCAGTTATTCAATCacag gCAGTAGGCCATCTGATTGCTGcagtactgaaagaaaatgcttcttcagAGAAGATCATGCAGGCCTCTCACCAG ACTCCTGCTCTGAACTTACTCTGGGAGAAGTGCTGCAGTGAGAATGTTGCCTTGAGAACAGCTTGCTCTGAGGGTTTGGTGGCGCTTGTTGCAGAGAACCATGCCGAGCTCAGCTATGTTCTTCATGGAGCTGTCAACCTAATTCCCTCAGCAAGGTAG